In Paenibacillus sp. G2S3, a single window of DNA contains:
- a CDS encoding restriction endonuclease, with amino-acid sequence MIILLVILVIVTAVFVFKVLSRKKSYPPQSIVIDPLKITIQDIDRMEDGTGFVEYLYRLFLAMGYSDAYKTKGGRNFGSDLVFTDGEGVRNVVQAKRYSYPVGLGAVQEIYSSMRYYRAKKSMVISSNQYTSACEELASYNAVRLHSRSDLIEIINFFKSGQIDKAKDILESEPRFILDS; translated from the coding sequence ATGATAATTTTGTTGGTTATTCTTGTTATCGTTACTGCTGTTTTTGTATTCAAAGTTTTATCAAGAAAGAAGAGTTACCCTCCCCAAAGTATAGTAATTGATCCACTTAAGATTACGATCCAGGACATAGACCGAATGGAAGACGGAACTGGCTTTGTAGAATATCTGTATCGTTTATTTTTGGCCATGGGTTATAGTGATGCATATAAAACGAAAGGAGGCAGAAATTTTGGATCTGACTTAGTGTTTACAGACGGGGAGGGGGTTCGAAATGTCGTTCAGGCAAAGCGTTATTCCTATCCAGTAGGGTTAGGAGCTGTTCAAGAGATCTATAGTTCCATGAGATATTACAGGGCTAAAAAGTCCATGGTAATATCCTCAAATCAATATACCTCAGCGTGTGAAGAACTTGCTAGTTATAACGCCGTAAGATTACATAGTAGAAGTGACCTTATAGAAATTATAAACTTTTTCAAGTCAGGGCAGATTGATAAAGCAAAGGATATCCTTGAGTCAGAGCCCAGGTTTATACTGGATTCATAG
- a CDS encoding YjcZ family sporulation protein, whose amino-acid sequence MGEFAGGFGGGFTSTTAILVLFILLVIISKTFLI is encoded by the coding sequence ATGGGTGAATTTGCTGGAGGGTTTGGCGGAGGTTTTACTTCTACGACTGCAATTCTGGTTCTGTTTATATTGTTGGTAATCATATCTAAAACTTTCTTGATTTAA
- a CDS encoding sigma-70 family RNA polymerase sigma factor, which yields MQRSMTRPGNHVIKSYEIYADMLFRIALVHLGSRQDAEEATQDTFIKLIEKAPKFKDAEHQKAWLIRVITNHCKTLLGRGWRKREVKLENAEPIAVDSPEDLALLQLVMAMPMKYKTVIHLYYYEDYPIQEISKILQISQSAVKMRLQRGRQLLKLELEGVESQ from the coding sequence ATGCAACGATCCATGACCCGGCCGGGAAATCATGTGATAAAGAGTTACGAAATCTACGCAGATATGCTGTTCCGGATTGCTTTGGTCCATTTAGGCAGCCGCCAAGATGCCGAAGAAGCCACTCAGGATACCTTCATCAAGCTAATAGAAAAAGCGCCAAAGTTCAAAGACGCTGAACATCAGAAAGCATGGCTGATCCGGGTAATCACCAATCATTGTAAAACATTACTGGGCAGAGGCTGGCGCAAGCGCGAGGTTAAGCTAGAAAATGCTGAGCCGATTGCGGTAGACTCCCCCGAGGATTTGGCTCTACTACAGTTAGTTATGGCGATGCCTATGAAGTATAAAACCGTAATCCATCTTTATTATTACGAGGACTATCCCATCCAGGAAATCAGCAAGATTCTGCAGATTAGTCAGTCAGCTGTGAAGATGAGACTTCAACGGGGACGGCAACTGTTAAAACTGGAGCTGGAAGGAGTGGAATCACAATGA
- a CDS encoding GNAT family N-acetyltransferase, whose protein sequence is MDYEIKIATLEHKEILSNLLQFYIYDFSEFMELQFEANGKYGNYPIDEYWSKDPNYPYLISLNGKIVGFVLVKLKNREEDDAYFSIAEFFIAKKYRRLGLGRLVAKDIFDMHQGKWEVYQIDNNKPAQLFWKKAIEEYTGGKFTERIEVGRRTQVFIS, encoded by the coding sequence ATGGACTATGAAATCAAAATAGCAACCTTGGAACATAAAGAAATACTCAGCAACCTGTTACAATTCTATATTTATGATTTCTCAGAATTTATGGAGTTGCAGTTTGAGGCAAACGGTAAATATGGTAATTATCCAATTGATGAATATTGGTCTAAAGACCCCAATTATCCATATTTAATCAGTCTCAATGGGAAAATTGTTGGATTTGTCTTAGTCAAATTAAAAAATCGGGAAGAAGATGACGCCTATTTTTCTATTGCTGAATTTTTTATTGCGAAGAAGTATCGTAGGCTGGGATTAGGGAGATTGGTTGCTAAAGATATATTTGATATGCACCAGGGAAAATGGGAAGTTTACCAAATAGATAACAACAAGCCCGCTCAACTCTTTTGGAAAAAGGCAATAGAAGAATATACAGGAGGAAAATTTACTGAACGAATTGAAGTAGGAAGAAGAACACAAGTATTCATTAGTTAA
- a CDS encoding GNAT family N-acetyltransferase, giving the protein MQAIKSIIDCPERHIEFAEYVKEKWPNVQNVVLPKIDESLSAEDGLPLTFLLLKNDKIIGFYQLIEQEYIIRKDLSPWIAPLFIDENERGQGLGSVLLEHARKMVGQLGYTKVYITTDHIRYYEKYGFREIGLDNFEWGRPTKIYEHDTIK; this is encoded by the coding sequence ATGCAAGCTATTAAATCTATAATAGATTGTCCAGAGCGTCATATAGAGTTTGCTGAATATGTTAAAGAAAAATGGCCAAACGTACAGAACGTGGTACTCCCTAAAATTGACGAGAGTTTATCGGCTGAAGATGGTTTGCCATTAACATTTCTGCTATTAAAAAACGACAAAATAATTGGATTTTATCAATTGATTGAGCAGGAATATATAATTCGAAAAGATTTATCGCCATGGATTGCTCCTTTGTTCATTGACGAGAATGAGCGAGGGCAAGGTTTAGGTTCAGTATTGTTGGAGCATGCCAGAAAAATGGTGGGGCAATTGGGATATACGAAGGTTTATATAACGACTGACCATATTCGTTACTATGAGAAATATGGATTCAGAGAAATCGGTTTGGATAATTTCGAATGGGGACGACCCACCAAAATCTATGAGCACGACACTATAAAGTAA
- a CDS encoding YjcZ family sporulation protein: protein MSENVAGFGGGYGGGIGGAFTSTGAILVLFILLVIISKTILL, encoded by the coding sequence ATGAGCGAAAATGTTGCTGGCTTTGGCGGTGGATATGGCGGTGGTATCGGAGGAGCCTTTACATCTACCGGTGCAATCTTGGTACTGTTTATTCTCCTTGTAATTATTTCTAAGACTATCTTGTTATAA